One segment of Triticum aestivum cultivar Chinese Spring chromosome 2A, IWGSC CS RefSeq v2.1, whole genome shotgun sequence DNA contains the following:
- the LOC123187586 gene encoding zinc finger protein CONSTANS-LIKE 13 isoform X1: MTGSGAVPGAVADAAVPTGECYFCDRSPAVVYCRADAAGLCLPCDRHVHGANTVSCRHARAPLCAVCRGAAATVRRGAARFLCSNCDFEEQQHREGEVVQPPLLHDRGAVEGYTGCPSVGELAAILGVVVGDKAAEAWWPVWEEPQVLSFDNVIVPTTACHGLQPLLTSSSSPKNRSLPCGELDGEVLRQLGELAKSEEAATEPAGVDQLPPPWGSSDYAAIGHGDIGALGAEAICAAAILHVPPSQQNQEAWIATSCNELPEQVSASSSAEPSLSSFVEVSEVCPGLSRSGSSSVDDMANGGHDHLSPAAAPVAAAPVQAAPGTKNVGGYDVVYPDRGKVISRYKEKRKNRMFGKQIRYESRKARADGRVRTNGRFAKSSQ, encoded by the exons ATGACCGGCTCCGGCGCGGTGCCCGGGGCTGTTGCCGACGCGGCGGTGCCAACGGGGGAGTGTTACTTCTGCGACCGGTCTCCGGCCGTGGTGTACTGCCGGGCGGACGCCGCGGGGCTGTGCCTGCCGTGCGACCGCCACGTCCACGGCGCCAACACGGTCTCCTGCCGCCACGCCCGCGCCCCGCTCTGCGCCGTCTGCCGCGGTGCCGCGGCCACCGTCCGCCGCGGCGCCGCTCGGTTCCTCTGCTCCAACTGCGACTTCGAGGAGCAGCAGCACAGGGAAGGGGAGGTTGTGCAGCCACCGCTGCTGCACGACCGTGGCGCGGTGGAGGGCTACACCGGGTGCCCCTCGGTGGGCGAGCTCGCGGCGATCCTCGGCGTCGTTGTCGGCGACAAAGCGGCTGAAGCGTGGTGGCCTGTCTGGGAGGAGCCCCAGGTGCTCAGCTTCGACAACGTCATCGTGCCGACCACCGCCTGCCATGGCCTCCAGCCCCTCCTCACCTCGTCGTCCTCCCCCAAG AACCGGAGCCTGCCCTGCGGGGAGCTGGACGGCGAGGTTCTCCGGCAGCTCGGGGAGCTCGCCAAGTCGGAGGAGGCGGCGACAGAGCCGGCCGGCGTTGATCAGCTGCCTCCGCCATGGGGATCTTCAGATTACGCTGCTATTGGGCACGGTGATATTGGGGCTCTTGGAGCCGAGGCCATCTGCGCGGCAGCAATCCTGCATGTACCTCCTTCTCAG CAGAACCAGGAGGCGTGGATCGCGACGAGTTGCAACGAACTTCCCGAGCAAGTCTCGGCGAGCTCGTCGGCGGAGCCGAGCCTGTCGTCGTTCGTGGAGGTGTCGGAGGTCTGCCCCGGCCTCAgccgcagcggcagcagcagcgtcgACGACATGGCCAACGGCGGCCACGATCACCTGTCGCCGGCAGCGGCACCCGTTGCGGCGGCGCCGGTGCAAGCAGCTCCGGGGACCAAGAACGTCGGCGGCTACGACGTGGTCTACCCCGACCGCGGCAAGGTGATCTCGCGCtacaaggagaagaggaagaacaggAT GTTCGGGAAGCAGATCCGGTACGAGTCGCGCAAGGCCCGCGCCGACGGCAGGGTGAGGACCAACGGCCGCTTCGCCAAGTCGAGCCAGTAA
- the LOC123187586 gene encoding zinc finger protein CONSTANS-LIKE 13 isoform X2 produces the protein MTGSGAVPGAVADAAVPTGECYFCDRSPAVVYCRADAAGLCLPCDRHVHGANTVSCRHARAPLCAVCRGAAATVRRGAARFLCSNCDFEEQQHREGEVVQPPLLHDRGAVEGYTGCPSVGELAAILGVVVGDKAAEAWWPVWEEPQVLSFDNVIVPTTACHGLQPLLTSSSSPKNRSLPCGELDGEVLRQLGELAKSEEAATEPAGVDQLPPPWGSSDYAAIGHGDIGALGAEAICAAAILHVPPSQNQEAWIATSCNELPEQVSASSSAEPSLSSFVEVSEVCPGLSRSGSSSVDDMANGGHDHLSPAAAPVAAAPVQAAPGTKNVGGYDVVYPDRGKVISRYKEKRKNRMFGKQIRYESRKARADGRVRTNGRFAKSSQ, from the exons ATGACCGGCTCCGGCGCGGTGCCCGGGGCTGTTGCCGACGCGGCGGTGCCAACGGGGGAGTGTTACTTCTGCGACCGGTCTCCGGCCGTGGTGTACTGCCGGGCGGACGCCGCGGGGCTGTGCCTGCCGTGCGACCGCCACGTCCACGGCGCCAACACGGTCTCCTGCCGCCACGCCCGCGCCCCGCTCTGCGCCGTCTGCCGCGGTGCCGCGGCCACCGTCCGCCGCGGCGCCGCTCGGTTCCTCTGCTCCAACTGCGACTTCGAGGAGCAGCAGCACAGGGAAGGGGAGGTTGTGCAGCCACCGCTGCTGCACGACCGTGGCGCGGTGGAGGGCTACACCGGGTGCCCCTCGGTGGGCGAGCTCGCGGCGATCCTCGGCGTCGTTGTCGGCGACAAAGCGGCTGAAGCGTGGTGGCCTGTCTGGGAGGAGCCCCAGGTGCTCAGCTTCGACAACGTCATCGTGCCGACCACCGCCTGCCATGGCCTCCAGCCCCTCCTCACCTCGTCGTCCTCCCCCAAG AACCGGAGCCTGCCCTGCGGGGAGCTGGACGGCGAGGTTCTCCGGCAGCTCGGGGAGCTCGCCAAGTCGGAGGAGGCGGCGACAGAGCCGGCCGGCGTTGATCAGCTGCCTCCGCCATGGGGATCTTCAGATTACGCTGCTATTGGGCACGGTGATATTGGGGCTCTTGGAGCCGAGGCCATCTGCGCGGCAGCAATCCTGCATGTACCTCCTTCTCAG AACCAGGAGGCGTGGATCGCGACGAGTTGCAACGAACTTCCCGAGCAAGTCTCGGCGAGCTCGTCGGCGGAGCCGAGCCTGTCGTCGTTCGTGGAGGTGTCGGAGGTCTGCCCCGGCCTCAgccgcagcggcagcagcagcgtcgACGACATGGCCAACGGCGGCCACGATCACCTGTCGCCGGCAGCGGCACCCGTTGCGGCGGCGCCGGTGCAAGCAGCTCCGGGGACCAAGAACGTCGGCGGCTACGACGTGGTCTACCCCGACCGCGGCAAGGTGATCTCGCGCtacaaggagaagaggaagaacaggAT GTTCGGGAAGCAGATCCGGTACGAGTCGCGCAAGGCCCGCGCCGACGGCAGGGTGAGGACCAACGGCCGCTTCGCCAAGTCGAGCCAGTAA
- the LOC123187586 gene encoding zinc finger protein CONSTANS-LIKE 13 isoform X3, producing MTGSGAVPGAVADAAVPTGECYFCDRSPAVVYCRADAAGLCLPCDRHVHGANTVSCRHARAPLCAVCRGAAATVRRGAARFLCSNCDFEEQQHREGEVVQPPLLHDRGAVEGYTGCPSVGELAAILGVVVGDKAAEAWWPVWEEPQVLSFDNVIVPTTACHGLQPLLTSSSSPKNRSLPCGELDGEVLRQLGELAKSEEAATEPAGVDQLPPPWGSSDYAAIGHGDIGALGAEAICAAAILHVPPSQEKLSVYSSNVKVIQKTQKIKITFRFIDHLTTTTSTGTRRRQAAVIGPPSWEPCIQKNYQHC from the exons ATGACCGGCTCCGGCGCGGTGCCCGGGGCTGTTGCCGACGCGGCGGTGCCAACGGGGGAGTGTTACTTCTGCGACCGGTCTCCGGCCGTGGTGTACTGCCGGGCGGACGCCGCGGGGCTGTGCCTGCCGTGCGACCGCCACGTCCACGGCGCCAACACGGTCTCCTGCCGCCACGCCCGCGCCCCGCTCTGCGCCGTCTGCCGCGGTGCCGCGGCCACCGTCCGCCGCGGCGCCGCTCGGTTCCTCTGCTCCAACTGCGACTTCGAGGAGCAGCAGCACAGGGAAGGGGAGGTTGTGCAGCCACCGCTGCTGCACGACCGTGGCGCGGTGGAGGGCTACACCGGGTGCCCCTCGGTGGGCGAGCTCGCGGCGATCCTCGGCGTCGTTGTCGGCGACAAAGCGGCTGAAGCGTGGTGGCCTGTCTGGGAGGAGCCCCAGGTGCTCAGCTTCGACAACGTCATCGTGCCGACCACCGCCTGCCATGGCCTCCAGCCCCTCCTCACCTCGTCGTCCTCCCCCAAG AACCGGAGCCTGCCCTGCGGGGAGCTGGACGGCGAGGTTCTCCGGCAGCTCGGGGAGCTCGCCAAGTCGGAGGAGGCGGCGACAGAGCCGGCCGGCGTTGATCAGCTGCCTCCGCCATGGGGATCTTCAGATTACGCTGCTATTGGGCACGGTGATATTGGGGCTCTTGGAGCCGAGGCCATCTGCGCGGCAGCAATCCTGCATGTACCTCCTTCTCAG GAAAAACTTTCAGTCTATTCATCAAATGTCAAGGTAATACAAAAaacacagaaaataaaaattacattcaggtTCATAGACCACCTaacaacgactacaagcactggaacAAGACGGAGGCAAGCCGCCGTCATCGGCCCTCCCTCATGGGAGCCATGCATCCAGAAAAATTACCAGCATTGTTAG